ACGGGAAAAAACATGAAACGAATCTGTCTGGCTTTCATTTTCGCCTTGTCCTGCTCTTCAACGGCCCTGGCCCATTCCCTCTGGATCAACGCATTTGAATCCCGCGCCCACGGATCGCACCACGCCATGGTCTCCCTGG
Above is a window of Deltaproteobacteria bacterium DNA encoding:
- a CDS encoding DUF4198 domain-containing protein, which translates into the protein MKRICLAFIFALSCSSTALAHSLWINAFESRAHGSHHAMVSL